One Novipirellula caenicola DNA segment encodes these proteins:
- a CDS encoding helix-turn-helix domain-containing protein codes for MSNPKRATVIESVDLHELIAAISASVVEALQPLLSKSSKPSLEDGDGMAALLGVSRPTVDRKRAAGEIPSITIGSRRLNQPDAVIAALAAASEKGGDGHAD; via the coding sequence ATGTCTAATCCAAAACGCGCGACAGTGATCGAATCCGTCGACCTCCATGAGCTGATAGCGGCTATCTCTGCCAGCGTCGTCGAGGCCCTGCAGCCCCTACTGTCCAAGTCGTCCAAGCCATCGCTGGAGGACGGTGACGGCATGGCCGCCCTGCTGGGTGTGTCGAGGCCGACCGTCGATCGTAAAAGAGCAGCCGGAGAGATCCCCAGCATCACGATTGGGAGTCGGCGGCTAAATCAGCCTGATGCCGTTATCGCGGCACTCGCCGCCGCAAGCGAAAAAGGGGGTGATGGCCATGCTGACTGA
- a CDS encoding type I restriction endonuclease subunit R, translating to MSTDYSEDTLVEQPAIALFSELGYETANCFYEKVGASESTLGRETTEEVVLVPKLRSALQKLNPDLDSEALNLAIEELTRDRGAMSLVQANREVYKLLKDGVKVTFENDEGEETDETVRVIDWNDPENNDFFLASQFWISSPSGIYKKRPDLIGFVNGLPLIFIELKKSHGKIEHAYKHNLKDYKTTIPQVFWYNALVILSNGSQAKVGSMTAGWEHFADWKRINSEGEHGVISLETLIRGTCGKQQLIDLAENFTLFDESKGGVTKVTAKNHQFLGVNNAVDALAEIKENQGRLGVFWHTQGSGKSFSMAFFAQKVLRKLTGNWTFVVITDRQDLDKQIYKNFASTGVVTEDCQAESGAHLKQLLSEDHRFIFTLIQKFGVKPGEKFPKLSDRSDIIVMTDEAHRSQYDTLALNMRNALPNAAFIGFTGTPLMAGEEKTKEVFGDYVSIYNFQQSIEDGATVPLFYENRIPELQLANENFKEELETLVEKAELDESQQKKLEREFAREYHLITRDDRLEKVAEDLVSHFMGRKQSGKGMVICIDKVTAVKMYDKVQKYWKAYLGGLKAQLAAMPGLASTASGATVTGRSEGLSLAAEHPADFNAAKRQELQRQIDFMEETDMAVIVSSQQNEIEDFKAKGLDIEPHRTRMVKEDMETKFKEPDDPFRLVFVCAMWLTGFDSPSVSTIYLDKPMKNHTLMQTIARANRVFKDKHNGLIVDYVGVFRNLEKALAIYGSTSGGGVEPGECPIEKKEELVEDLRLAIAEAVDFCKERGVDLEAILKAEGFQKIAFLDEAATSLVDRKVADAIDDAVEQVIVNDDLKKKYLSLANQVIRLFKAILPDPSANEFSPIKTCLAVLAEKIRSFSEEANIDDIMGAVGDLLDDSIATKGYVIHATEATSLLDLSQIDFDALKAHFEKGRKRTEAENLKRAVGAKLTNMVTLNRTRTDLMEKFKKLIDEYNKGLDVNGFFAKLTDFVKELSMEEQRGVAEQLSEEELALFDLLTKPEFDITPKEKAEVKKVARMLLQTLKEAKLVLDWRKKQRTRADVYTTVKTILDELPRAYTPELYEQKCDTVYQHIYDSYQGEGQGIYSIGYTK from the coding sequence ATGAGTACCGACTACTCCGAAGACACGCTCGTCGAACAACCGGCCATCGCCCTGTTCTCAGAACTCGGCTACGAAACGGCTAACTGTTTCTACGAAAAAGTCGGCGCCAGCGAGTCGACGCTGGGACGGGAAACCACCGAAGAGGTCGTGCTGGTTCCGAAGCTGCGAAGTGCCTTGCAGAAGCTGAATCCCGATCTGGACAGCGAGGCGCTCAATCTAGCCATCGAGGAACTGACCCGTGATCGCGGGGCGATGAGTCTGGTGCAGGCGAATCGTGAGGTTTACAAGCTGCTCAAAGATGGCGTGAAAGTCACTTTCGAGAACGACGAGGGCGAAGAGACCGACGAGACGGTACGCGTCATCGACTGGAACGATCCCGAGAACAACGACTTCTTTCTCGCCTCGCAGTTCTGGATCTCATCACCGAGCGGCATCTACAAGAAACGTCCCGACCTGATCGGCTTCGTCAACGGTCTGCCCCTGATCTTCATCGAACTCAAGAAGAGCCACGGCAAGATCGAACATGCCTACAAACACAACCTGAAAGACTACAAGACCACGATTCCGCAGGTCTTCTGGTACAACGCGCTGGTCATCCTGTCCAACGGCTCGCAGGCCAAGGTCGGCAGCATGACGGCAGGCTGGGAACATTTTGCCGATTGGAAACGCATCAACTCCGAGGGCGAACACGGCGTCATCTCGCTGGAGACGCTGATCCGAGGCACCTGCGGCAAACAGCAACTGATTGATCTGGCCGAGAACTTTACGCTGTTCGACGAATCCAAGGGGGGCGTAACGAAAGTCACCGCCAAGAACCACCAGTTCCTCGGGGTGAACAATGCTGTCGATGCGCTGGCGGAGATCAAAGAAAACCAAGGCCGACTGGGCGTGTTCTGGCACACCCAGGGTAGCGGCAAGAGTTTTTCGATGGCGTTCTTTGCTCAGAAGGTCTTACGCAAGCTCACCGGCAATTGGACGTTCGTGGTCATCACCGATAGGCAGGACCTCGACAAACAGATCTACAAGAACTTTGCCAGTACAGGCGTCGTGACCGAAGACTGCCAAGCCGAAAGCGGCGCCCACCTGAAACAGCTTCTCAGTGAAGATCATCGCTTCATCTTCACGCTGATTCAAAAGTTCGGAGTAAAGCCGGGCGAGAAGTTCCCGAAGCTGTCGGACCGCAGCGACATTATCGTGATGACGGACGAAGCCCATCGTAGCCAGTACGACACACTGGCGCTGAACATGCGGAACGCGTTACCCAACGCCGCGTTCATTGGCTTCACTGGAACACCCTTGATGGCGGGCGAAGAGAAAACCAAAGAAGTCTTCGGTGACTACGTAAGCATCTACAACTTCCAACAGTCCATCGAGGACGGTGCGACGGTACCGCTGTTCTACGAAAACCGGATACCCGAACTACAGCTGGCCAACGAGAATTTCAAGGAGGAATTGGAGACGTTGGTCGAGAAGGCGGAACTGGACGAATCACAACAGAAGAAGCTGGAACGAGAATTTGCCCGCGAGTATCACCTAATCACTCGCGACGACCGACTCGAAAAGGTTGCCGAAGATCTGGTGTCGCACTTCATGGGCCGCAAACAAAGCGGCAAGGGCATGGTGATCTGCATCGATAAGGTGACCGCCGTGAAGATGTACGACAAGGTGCAGAAGTACTGGAAGGCGTATCTTGGCGGACTGAAGGCCCAGCTAGCAGCAATGCCCGGTCTAGCCAGCACCGCCTCCGGAGCGACCGTCACGGGACGAAGCGAGGGGCTTTCGCTGGCCGCGGAACACCCTGCCGATTTCAACGCCGCCAAGCGTCAGGAGTTGCAGCGACAAATTGATTTCATGGAAGAGACCGACATGGCCGTGATCGTGTCGTCGCAGCAGAACGAGATTGAGGACTTCAAGGCGAAGGGGCTCGACATCGAGCCGCACCGAACACGGATGGTCAAAGAGGACATGGAGACTAAGTTCAAAGAACCCGACGATCCGTTCCGATTGGTCTTTGTCTGTGCGATGTGGTTAACGGGGTTTGATTCGCCATCGGTCTCGACGATCTATCTTGACAAGCCGATGAAGAACCACACGCTGATGCAGACAATCGCACGTGCAAATCGCGTCTTCAAAGACAAACACAATGGTTTGATCGTCGATTATGTGGGGGTGTTCCGCAATCTGGAAAAGGCGTTGGCAATCTACGGTTCGACCTCAGGTGGAGGCGTGGAGCCCGGAGAATGCCCGATCGAGAAGAAAGAGGAACTGGTCGAAGACTTGCGACTCGCCATCGCCGAAGCGGTCGATTTCTGCAAAGAACGAGGCGTGGATCTCGAAGCGATTCTCAAAGCAGAAGGCTTCCAGAAAATCGCGTTCCTGGATGAGGCGGCGACGAGCTTGGTTGACCGAAAGGTTGCCGATGCCATCGACGACGCGGTGGAACAGGTCATCGTGAATGATGATTTAAAGAAAAAGTACCTGTCGCTCGCCAATCAGGTCATCCGACTTTTCAAGGCGATCTTACCGGATCCATCGGCAAATGAGTTCTCGCCGATCAAGACGTGTCTGGCCGTACTGGCGGAGAAGATTCGCAGCTTCAGCGAGGAAGCCAATATTGATGACATCATGGGAGCGGTGGGGGATCTGCTGGACGATTCGATTGCCACCAAGGGCTATGTCATCCATGCGACGGAAGCCACGTCATTGCTCGACCTGAGCCAGATTGATTTTGATGCGCTGAAAGCTCACTTTGAAAAAGGCCGAAAGCGGACCGAAGCCGAGAATCTGAAACGCGCCGTCGGTGCCAAGTTGACTAATATGGTCACGCTAAACAGGACCCGCACGGACTTGATGGAGAAGTTCAAGAAGCTGATCGACGAGTACAACAAGGGACTCGACGTCAATGGTTTCTTCGCGAAGCTGACCGACTTTGTGAAGGAGCTTAGCATGGAAGAGCAGCGTGGCGTTGCAGAGCAATTATCCGAGGAAGAGTTGGCTCTATTTGACCTTCTGACCAAGCCTGAATTCGATATCACGCCAAAGGAAAAGGCGGAAGTGAAAAAGGTAGCTCGGATGCTGCTGCAAACCTTGAAGGAAGCCAAGCTCGTGCTCGATTGGCGAAAGAAGCAGCGGACCCGAGCCGACGTCTACACGACTGTCAAAACGATCCTCGACGAACTGCCGCGAGCCTACACACCAGAGCTGTATGAGCAGAAATGCGACACCGTATACCAACACATCTACGACAGTTATCAGGGCGAGGGACAGGGAATTTACTCGATTGGGTACACTAAATGA
- a CDS encoding ATP-binding protein, whose translation MNVPLKTIEVGIEPDALEKITRVSVDLALEELIWNAIDAEASKIDVAFTRNEIDGITEIIVSDDGHGIAVDDTEAIFGSIGGSSKRLRRRSPKLDRPYHGKEGQGRYKAFSLGGQIEWKSRTLRNGSVQAFSVILEKGQLKSARIGQPVSVDGQTGCEVVIRQVHNAVSGLDNQSRLSSLTHRLAPFLMANSGIRIKYDGESLDIGNAVTRNELLEIKDKGTGDEAPLDFKLRILEWNKARKGSLFWCDEHGVALDETPLEMKGVRFPFTAYILSDEIRSLSDGGGLALGDLSPTVRRFKDLARGNLKNYFRTRQAEEAQHVADRIRGEGIYPYSHVPKNPVEKVEQQVFDICAATVHEFLPQFDNADKNSRQFTYRLLKEALENNPSNLNLIFKEVLKLSEEQQEHLAQLLKKTSLGAIITAANTVSDRLAFINGLEQILHKKTIRTRLKERTQLHRILVEELWLFGDQYTLGGDDVSLKTVLDTHRDVLGLAPLDKQTKQGITELADVPDLLLWQQYLRRGKEEFEHFVIELKRPLVNVSQTEIGQVKRYASKVVNNKYFDKNKTSWKFVVLSDGIAEDAKADVHQHNREPGLVTSSPDYEIWALTWAQVIQAAKVRLAWIQDKLELTVSDNSEGMEYLREKFGHLLPEEALENSDIK comes from the coding sequence ATGAATGTACCGCTGAAAACGATCGAAGTAGGGATCGAACCGGATGCTTTGGAGAAAATCACAAGGGTTTCGGTAGACTTGGCTCTCGAGGAGCTGATTTGGAATGCGATTGATGCAGAGGCGTCAAAAATCGACGTCGCTTTTACCCGTAATGAAATAGACGGTATCACCGAAATCATCGTGTCTGATGACGGACACGGGATTGCAGTCGATGACACCGAAGCAATCTTCGGAAGCATAGGTGGATCTTCTAAACGGTTGCGACGTCGAAGTCCGAAACTTGACCGCCCATACCATGGAAAGGAAGGACAAGGAAGATACAAGGCTTTCTCGCTTGGGGGGCAGATTGAGTGGAAGAGTCGCACGTTGCGGAATGGGAGTGTGCAAGCATTTTCAGTTATTCTTGAGAAGGGACAATTGAAGTCTGCCAGGATAGGCCAGCCTGTCAGTGTGGATGGTCAAACAGGTTGCGAAGTAGTCATCAGACAAGTTCACAACGCGGTTTCTGGCCTAGACAATCAGTCAAGGCTGTCGAGTCTCACGCACCGGCTAGCGCCTTTTTTGATGGCTAATTCCGGCATCCGTATCAAGTACGACGGCGAGTCGCTTGATATTGGAAATGCCGTTACTCGAAACGAGTTACTGGAAATCAAAGACAAGGGAACCGGGGATGAAGCTCCATTGGACTTTAAATTGCGAATTCTCGAATGGAATAAAGCGAGAAAGGGAAGCCTTTTTTGGTGCGATGAACATGGAGTAGCTCTTGATGAAACCCCTCTCGAAATGAAAGGCGTCCGTTTTCCATTCACTGCCTATATTCTTTCAGACGAGATCCGCAGTCTTAGCGATGGTGGTGGTTTGGCGCTGGGGGATCTCAGCCCGACAGTTCGTCGATTCAAAGATCTTGCGCGGGGAAATCTGAAGAACTATTTCCGGACACGTCAGGCAGAGGAGGCCCAACACGTAGCCGATAGAATCCGTGGTGAAGGGATTTACCCTTATTCCCATGTTCCCAAGAATCCCGTCGAGAAGGTTGAGCAGCAAGTATTCGACATCTGCGCCGCAACTGTTCACGAATTCCTTCCTCAGTTTGACAATGCGGACAAGAATTCCCGGCAGTTCACGTATCGTTTGCTGAAGGAGGCATTAGAGAACAATCCATCCAATTTAAACCTCATATTTAAAGAGGTGTTAAAGCTATCCGAGGAACAGCAGGAGCATTTGGCCCAGCTGCTGAAAAAGACCAGTCTTGGAGCGATTATTACCGCCGCCAATACAGTCTCGGATCGACTTGCCTTCATCAATGGTCTAGAGCAGATACTTCACAAAAAGACCATCCGAACCCGCCTGAAAGAACGCACTCAACTTCATCGAATTCTTGTTGAGGAACTTTGGCTTTTCGGAGACCAATACACACTCGGCGGCGATGATGTCAGCTTAAAAACAGTATTGGACACCCACCGTGACGTTCTTGGTTTGGCGCCACTAGACAAGCAGACAAAGCAGGGAATTACCGAGTTGGCCGATGTTCCTGATCTCCTCCTTTGGCAACAGTACCTTCGACGAGGAAAAGAGGAATTCGAGCATTTTGTGATAGAGCTAAAGCGACCGCTCGTAAATGTTTCACAGACCGAAATTGGTCAGGTTAAGCGATACGCAAGCAAAGTGGTCAACAATAAGTACTTCGACAAAAATAAGACAAGCTGGAAGTTTGTTGTTCTCAGCGATGGAATTGCCGAGGACGCCAAAGCTGACGTCCATCAACACAATCGTGAACCAGGACTCGTGACCAGTTCGCCCGACTATGAAATTTGGGCATTGACGTGGGCACAGGTCATTCAGGCTGCAAAGGTCAGGCTCGCCTGGATTCAGGACAAGCTCGAACTTACCGTCAGCGACAACTCTGAAGGTATGGAATATCTTCGTGAAAAATTTGGGCATCTGCTCCCCGAAGAAGCCCTGGAAAACAGTGACATTAAATAA
- a CDS encoding class I SAM-dependent DNA methyltransferase, which translates to MANNHTDTEKRLWEAADEFRANSNLKSSEYAVPVLGLIFLRYADHRFTIAEKELKGKGTGRRKIGKEDYQAKGVMFVPPEARFSHLLSLPEGENIGKAINEAMKAVEAENVDLKGVLPRTYTKIDNAILVSLLKNFSQIAMDAEGDTFGKIYEYFLGNFARAEGQRGGEFFTPTSLVKLIVEIIEPYHGRIYDPACGSGGMFAQSAEFIKAHQNNPSVEISCYGQERVGETRQLCMMNLAVHSLSGDIRLGNSYYEDPHDSLGKFDFVMANPPFNVDKVDKEKIKDDPRYPFGMPRADNANYLWIQRFYSSLSDTGRAGFVMANSATDARQSEMEIRKQLLQSHAVDVMVAIGPNFFYTVTLPCTLWFFDKGKAKTKRKDQVLFIDARHTFRQVDRAHRKFSPKQIEYLANIVRLYRGEKPEFVAGEDEDIPGDDPDLKATFPKLKYADVAGLCKVATLAEIEEQGWSLNPGRYVGVADREEDDFVFAERLEELNEELEVLNSEAGELEERIANNVAKLLEEAT; encoded by the coding sequence ATGGCAAACAACCACACCGACACCGAAAAACGACTTTGGGAGGCCGCCGACGAATTTCGTGCCAACTCCAATCTCAAGTCTTCGGAATACGCGGTCCCCGTCCTTGGGTTGATCTTCCTGCGATATGCCGATCATCGATTCACGATCGCCGAAAAGGAACTCAAGGGCAAAGGCACCGGGCGCCGCAAGATCGGCAAGGAAGACTATCAGGCCAAAGGCGTGATGTTCGTGCCGCCGGAGGCTCGGTTCTCGCACCTGCTCTCCTTGCCGGAAGGGGAGAACATTGGCAAGGCGATCAACGAAGCGATGAAGGCGGTCGAGGCCGAGAACGTCGACCTCAAGGGCGTCCTGCCGCGAACCTACACCAAGATTGACAACGCCATTCTTGTCTCGCTGCTGAAGAACTTCTCGCAGATCGCGATGGATGCCGAAGGCGACACGTTCGGCAAGATTTACGAATACTTCCTCGGCAACTTCGCCCGTGCCGAAGGACAACGGGGTGGTGAGTTCTTCACGCCGACCTCGCTGGTCAAGCTGATCGTCGAGATCATCGAGCCGTACCACGGACGCATCTACGACCCGGCGTGTGGATCGGGCGGTATGTTCGCTCAGAGTGCCGAGTTCATCAAAGCCCACCAGAACAATCCCTCGGTGGAAATCTCCTGCTACGGTCAGGAGCGAGTCGGGGAGACGCGGCAACTGTGCATGATGAACCTCGCCGTGCATTCGCTGTCCGGCGACATTCGCTTGGGGAACAGCTACTACGAAGACCCCCACGACAGTCTCGGCAAATTCGACTTCGTGATGGCCAATCCCCCGTTCAACGTGGACAAGGTGGATAAGGAGAAGATCAAAGACGATCCCCGCTACCCGTTCGGGATGCCACGGGCCGACAACGCTAACTACCTCTGGATCCAACGGTTTTACAGCAGCCTCAGCGACACGGGCCGAGCCGGTTTTGTCATGGCGAACTCTGCCACCGATGCTCGCCAGTCGGAGATGGAGATTCGCAAGCAACTACTCCAGTCGCACGCCGTCGATGTAATGGTTGCCATTGGTCCGAACTTCTTCTACACGGTGACGCTCCCTTGCACGCTCTGGTTCTTTGACAAAGGCAAAGCGAAGACCAAGCGAAAGGACCAAGTGCTGTTCATCGACGCCCGGCACACGTTTCGGCAGGTGGACCGGGCACACCGCAAGTTCAGCCCCAAACAGATCGAGTATCTGGCCAACATCGTGCGGCTGTATCGGGGTGAGAAGCCGGAGTTCGTGGCGGGTGAAGATGAAGACATTCCCGGCGACGACCCGGATTTGAAAGCCACCTTCCCGAAGCTGAAGTACGCGGACGTGGCGGGACTTTGCAAAGTCGCCACGCTGGCGGAGATCGAAGAACAGGGCTGGAGTCTGAATCCCGGTCGGTATGTCGGCGTAGCGGATCGTGAGGAAGACGATTTTGTCTTTGCCGAGCGACTGGAAGAACTGAACGAAGAGTTGGAGGTTTTGAACAGCGAAGCGGGGGAACTGGAAGAGCGAATTGCGAACAACGTCGCCAAGTTGTTGGAGGAGGCGACGTGA
- a CDS encoding restriction endonuclease subunit S, whose translation MATGQEFIDSCHELRQGITGRKVQKPVPMMPLDLPDLPESWTWTSLSSLCERVSVGHVGPTSEFFCEPPDGIPFIRSQDVRPGKLTLANVAHVVEPFHDKLKKSQLKSGDILIVRVGANRGDCCVVPDGVGSLNCANIVFARPLIPNPFLGFYFNSGFGQSLLSSLTTGSAQGVLNTQSIATIPVPVPPIRIQRKIASILSAYDDLIENNTRRIAILEEMAQAIYREWFVNFRFPGHENVKLVDSPLGQIPEGWEPTKLKDITTKIGSGATPRGGKNAYKDSGMTLIRSLNVYDYNFQENGLAFIDDDQAAQLDNVAVEKHDILLNITGASVARCCMVPFHLLPARVNQHVAIIRTDKEIADPFYVLTAINSDRHKKQLLSVAQGGATREALTKSTIQNFELVLPTAKIVAAFGKIVGEMFDEREILHRKNENLRTTRDLLLPKLISGKLDVEDLDIDVGVDSTPD comes from the coding sequence ATGGCGACAGGGCAAGAATTCATTGATTCATGTCACGAACTGCGGCAGGGGATAACGGGCCGCAAAGTTCAGAAGCCCGTCCCGATGATGCCTTTGGATTTGCCCGACCTGCCAGAGTCGTGGACGTGGACGAGCTTGTCCTCGCTCTGTGAGCGAGTGTCGGTCGGGCATGTTGGTCCAACGTCAGAGTTCTTTTGTGAACCCCCTGATGGCATTCCGTTTATCCGTTCTCAAGATGTGCGTCCGGGTAAACTCACGTTGGCCAACGTTGCTCACGTCGTCGAGCCTTTTCATGACAAGCTAAAGAAGTCCCAGCTTAAATCTGGGGACATTCTAATCGTGCGAGTGGGAGCGAACCGTGGCGATTGTTGTGTCGTGCCGGACGGCGTTGGCTCACTAAACTGTGCGAACATTGTATTCGCACGACCTTTGATACCGAACCCATTTCTGGGGTTCTACTTCAATAGTGGTTTTGGACAGTCGCTTCTCAGTTCGTTAACGACTGGCTCTGCACAAGGTGTGCTGAATACTCAGTCGATCGCAACCATACCCGTCCCTGTTCCGCCCATTCGCATTCAACGGAAGATCGCTTCGATCCTGTCGGCGTACGACGATCTGATTGAGAACAACACTCGTCGGATTGCCATTCTGGAAGAGATGGCTCAGGCGATTTACCGGGAATGGTTCGTCAACTTCCGCTTCCCCGGCCACGAAAACGTCAAGCTCGTCGATTCACCACTCGGCCAGATTCCTGAGGGATGGGAACCAACGAAGCTAAAGGACATCACGACAAAGATCGGTAGTGGGGCGACACCGAGGGGCGGAAAAAACGCTTACAAGGACAGCGGAATGACTCTCATCCGCAGCTTGAATGTGTATGACTACAACTTCCAAGAAAACGGGCTGGCATTCATCGACGACGACCAAGCTGCACAACTTGACAATGTTGCCGTCGAGAAACACGACATCCTGCTGAACATCACCGGTGCGTCCGTCGCACGTTGCTGCATGGTGCCTTTTCACCTACTTCCGGCAAGGGTCAATCAACACGTTGCGATCATTCGTACTGACAAAGAAATTGCCGATCCATTTTACGTGTTAACCGCTATTAACTCTGACCGGCACAAGAAGCAACTCCTCTCGGTTGCTCAGGGCGGAGCAACACGGGAAGCACTAACGAAATCAACAATACAGAATTTCGAGTTGGTCCTTCCCACTGCAAAAATAGTTGCAGCATTCGGCAAGATTGTAGGCGAGATGTTTGATGAGCGGGAAATCTTGCACCGAAAGAACGAAAACCTCCGCACGACCCGTGACCTGCTGCTCCCCAAACTGATCTCCGGCAAGCTGGACGTGGAAGACCTCGACATCGACGTGGGCGTCGACTCCACGCCGGACTAG
- a CDS encoding helix-turn-helix transcriptional regulator, with protein sequence MTFGQRVRELRKIQGFTLRELAPEAGVSYTYLSKVENERLDFGEYPSEALIRRLASALKADEEELMLLADKVPASIRKRLRERPDAFRRLAELNDQTLDQLIASL encoded by the coding sequence ATGACATTCGGGCAAAGAGTGCGAGAACTACGTAAAATCCAGGGTTTCACACTTCGAGAGCTAGCGCCCGAGGCAGGAGTTAGCTATACATATTTGAGCAAAGTGGAAAACGAACGGCTCGATTTCGGAGAATATCCCTCCGAGGCACTGATTCGTCGCTTAGCATCGGCCCTGAAAGCCGATGAAGAGGAGCTAATGCTTTTGGCTGACAAAGTCCCAGCGTCGATCCGAAAGCGGTTACGCGAGCGTCCAGACGCCTTCCGCAGGCTCGCAGAACTCAACGACCAGACCCTGGATCAACTGATCGCCTCTTTGTGA
- a CDS encoding AAA family ATPase: MKYQVISSFKGIKPKPNYAYLVEDTWDDWFEFSTQYGLYVFDSKSERHQIGDVKIGQYRMKEDQRRPNISSKFDSLDKRFFSLGQDASYYENLNTLKPEVRTKILIDLNDLALNPTEINRAKRERVTTRSLLRSIPVATVRNQFHRMTKGGARLTRYDFAYTPATRAGTRPLPVALQFNVVPESNPPSNIHVLIGRNGVGKTHTLSQMTSCLVGNSSGKSSGAFIFNEDFGSYSNSFANLVSVSFSAFDSFIPPTNAQEKESETEYCYIGLKRSTGGKYSGRPKSPQMLTNEFVKAIFECMTGARQERWQNALQTLEADPIFKEADVASLATFSEDQESFKSLAEKLFEKLSSGHKIVLLTMTRLVETVSECTLILLDEPEAHLHPPLLSAFIRALSDLLTNQNGVAIIATHSPVILQEVPSNCVWKLQRTGFALKAERPECETFGENVGVLTSEVFGLEVTHSGFHKMLREAVDKGLSYKAILRKFDDSLGGEARAIAMSLTALRDSKED, translated from the coding sequence ATGAAATATCAAGTCATAAGTTCATTCAAAGGCATCAAGCCAAAGCCTAATTACGCTTACCTTGTAGAAGACACATGGGATGACTGGTTCGAGTTTTCGACTCAATACGGATTGTATGTCTTCGATTCTAAATCAGAACGTCATCAAATTGGGGACGTCAAGATCGGTCAATACCGAATGAAAGAAGATCAACGGCGTCCCAATATCAGCTCGAAATTTGACAGCCTTGACAAACGGTTCTTTTCACTTGGTCAAGATGCAAGTTATTACGAAAATCTAAACACGCTCAAGCCAGAAGTTCGGACCAAAATTCTAATCGATTTGAACGACTTAGCCTTGAATCCCACAGAAATTAATCGGGCAAAACGAGAAAGAGTCACAACTAGGTCGTTGCTTCGGTCCATCCCAGTTGCAACTGTAAGGAACCAATTTCACCGCATGACAAAGGGAGGGGCCCGACTTACAAGATACGATTTTGCATACACGCCCGCCACGAGAGCAGGAACCAGACCATTGCCAGTTGCTTTGCAATTTAATGTAGTTCCTGAATCAAATCCTCCGAGCAATATCCACGTATTGATTGGCAGAAACGGCGTTGGCAAGACGCACACGCTCTCGCAAATGACGAGTTGTCTTGTTGGGAATTCATCTGGCAAATCTTCGGGTGCATTTATATTCAATGAAGACTTTGGTTCATATTCAAACAGCTTTGCAAACTTAGTTTCAGTTTCATTCAGTGCCTTCGATTCGTTTATCCCACCAACGAACGCGCAGGAAAAAGAGAGTGAGACTGAATATTGTTACATTGGGCTCAAGAGATCGACTGGAGGGAAGTACTCAGGTCGTCCGAAGAGTCCGCAGATGCTTACAAACGAATTTGTCAAAGCGATCTTTGAATGCATGACGGGTGCAAGGCAGGAGCGTTGGCAAAATGCACTCCAAACACTTGAAGCAGACCCAATCTTCAAAGAAGCAGATGTCGCGTCTCTCGCTACTTTTAGCGAAGACCAGGAGTCTTTCAAGAGTCTGGCCGAAAAACTGTTTGAAAAACTAAGTTCGGGTCACAAAATCGTCTTATTGACTATGACGAGACTCGTTGAAACTGTCAGTGAATGCACACTCATCTTACTGGACGAACCAGAGGCGCATCTGCATCCTCCGCTTCTATCGGCTTTTATCCGAGCGTTGTCTGATCTTTTGACTAATCAAAATGGCGTCGCAATTATTGCGACTCACTCACCAGTTATCCTTCAGGAAGTTCCAAGCAACTGTGTTTGGAAGCTACAACGCACTGGATTCGCCCTAAAAGCTGAAAGACCGGAATGCGAAACATTTGGTGAGAATGTAGGAGTGTTAACAAGTGAAGTTTTCGGACTCGAAGTTACGCACTCTGGTTTTCACAAAATGCTTCGCGAAGCTGTTGATAAAGGGCTTAGTTACAAGGCAATACTTCGGAAATTTGATGATTCACTTGGTGGTGAGGCGAGAGCAATCGCAATGTCCTTAACGGCTCTACGTGATTCTAAGGAAGATTAA